In Geminocystis sp. NIES-3708, a single window of DNA contains:
- a CDS encoding SPFH domain-containing protein: MNPKIQLTLLSQIKSPQQIITVSSNPPILAQTNTYNNNSMNWLLPVGIFGGGLIFLVIFTYLLFAKFYRVCNTNEAFVISGPVRNKQVITRAALFFPGFETITVVSLNQVTVPITRGSTREKPLRTKDLLKAIFNGSLQVRVFPEEKSVLNAAMLLGAGKRGDQEILVGENEIKTRVNDILEGHLRDAAAQSSLGELQSKVDTVTTYLREKVKVDLERFGLELLNIAITNIDELNDYDEKNYLDSQAVVTRESIVQKNLKELEQVRQETQTQIAELRLTETEKQLAAERSLTEKELQNTLAVEQLKAENARQVLEIKETEQAKQELIKVQKAQEIQEGKIISEQLLQEKEIQQQQAIQETELDRQIALTLKDQDLKTQQILTQQALKEKDIEKQVAIQQAEIAKEVALRQKNQELALAEKALIEKQKEVAIAEVLKETAIKTGEENRVKELALITAQRNKETALITKQGDLEQKRLEAEVEKAIALEKAEAIKTQAEASLEEALKKAQGEKAMIEAQNTLSTKAITIQLAEEYMGQFIQVLPEVVSALAPQPGVLGSNPIILAGGNQNGQDAGEATKLVMATSAIALITQMLKNPKLSEWGNKLIDSLSDSHVTAQSNYSNDINPEEIEDNFN; the protein is encoded by the coding sequence ATGAATCCTAAAATACAATTAACTCTCTTATCTCAAATAAAATCACCCCAACAAATCATAACTGTTTCTTCTAATCCTCCCATTTTAGCTCAAACTAATACTTACAATAATAATTCGATGAATTGGTTATTACCTGTAGGTATTTTTGGCGGTGGTTTAATCTTTTTGGTTATCTTTACTTACCTACTATTTGCTAAGTTTTATCGAGTTTGCAATACTAATGAAGCCTTTGTTATCTCTGGTCCTGTGCGTAATAAACAAGTAATTACAAGGGCGGCTCTTTTCTTTCCGGGTTTTGAAACTATTACCGTTGTTTCTTTAAATCAAGTTACTGTACCTATTACCAGAGGTAGCACCAGAGAAAAACCTTTACGCACCAAAGATTTATTGAAGGCTATTTTTAATGGTAGTTTACAAGTCCGTGTTTTTCCTGAAGAAAAAAGCGTTTTGAATGCGGCTATGTTATTAGGGGCGGGGAAAAGGGGAGATCAAGAAATTTTAGTGGGGGAAAATGAGATTAAAACCCGTGTTAATGATATTTTAGAAGGGCATTTACGAGATGCGGCGGCACAAAGTAGCTTGGGGGAATTGCAAAGCAAGGTTGACACGGTTACTACTTATCTGCGAGAAAAGGTTAAGGTTGATTTAGAGCGTTTCGGCTTGGAGTTATTGAATATTGCTATCACTAACATTGATGAGTTAAATGATTATGATGAGAAAAATTATCTTGATTCTCAAGCGGTGGTAACTCGTGAGTCGATCGTGCAAAAAAACCTCAAGGAATTAGAGCAAGTGCGTCAAGAGACACAAACTCAAATTGCAGAATTACGGTTGACAGAAACAGAAAAACAATTAGCCGCCGAGCGTTCTCTTACTGAGAAAGAATTGCAAAATACATTAGCAGTGGAACAATTAAAGGCGGAAAATGCCCGTCAAGTCTTGGAAATCAAGGAAACGGAACAAGCGAAGCAGGAGTTAATTAAGGTTCAAAAAGCCCAAGAAATTCAAGAGGGTAAAATTATTAGTGAACAATTATTGCAAGAAAAGGAAATTCAGCAACAACAAGCGATTCAAGAAACTGAACTCGATCGACAAATTGCTCTTACACTAAAGGATCAAGATTTAAAAACTCAACAAATTCTCACTCAACAAGCCTTAAAGGAAAAGGATATTGAAAAACAAGTCGCTATACAACAAGCGGAAATCGCTAAAGAAGTTGCCTTGAGACAAAAAAATCAAGAGTTAGCTTTAGCGGAAAAAGCCTTAATTGAAAAACAAAAGGAAGTTGCGATCGCAGAAGTTTTAAAAGAAACCGCTATCAAAACGGGAGAAGAAAATCGGGTCAAAGAATTAGCCTTAATTACAGCACAACGCAATAAAGAGACGGCTTTAATTACTAAACAGGGGGATTTAGAGCAAAAACGCTTAGAGGCAGAAGTGGAAAAAGCCATCGCCCTTGAAAAAGCCGAAGCAATCAAAACTCAGGCAGAAGCTAGTTTAGAAGAAGCCTTGAAAAAAGCCCAAGGGGAAAAAGCGATGATTGAGGCTCAAAATACTCTATCAACTAAAGCGATTACCATTCAATTAGCAGAAGAATATATGGGACAATTTATTCAAGTATTGCCCGAAGTTGTCTCCGCTTTAGCACCCCAACCCGGTGTTTTAGGTAGTAATCCGATTATCTTGGCAGGAGGTAATCAAAATGGACAAGATGCAGGAGAAGCCACTAAATTGGTGATGGCAACCAGTGCGATCGCATTAATTACCCAAATGTTAAAAAATCCAAAATTGAGCGAATGGGGTAATAAATTAATTGATTCTCTCTCAGATTCTCATGTTACTGCTCAATCAAATTATAGTAATGACATTAACCCAGAAGAAATAGAGGATAATTTTAACTAA
- a CDS encoding sensor histidine kinase KdpD: MNKTFASLRLCVRKNLLIISLFIIVITLEFTTSPAYVFGYLYTGAILLVNVFYGGKATLIATTISVFLTLLNLYVHIGTIIELPTLANRLIATLSLIVTGCLSNRNRIYQQKIVEQKTKLQSQEELVGLRQDFASTLTHDLRTPLLGAIETIKAFQDKQFGEITSIQTKVLATMIRSHQSSLQLVDTLLDVYRNDLEGLNLRLSPLDLTVLVEEVANSLTSLASANQVYLTFNYGDSDFRQSLWVNGDGFQLKRVLTNLLINAINHSRRGDRIEIILSSQSNGLNPLVKILDYGSGIKPEDFSYLFERFYQGNSDRQAKGTGLGLYLCRQIIEAHNGKIWAENRYPNGAIFGFILPRLCHN; this comes from the coding sequence ATGAATAAAACCTTTGCCTCTTTGCGCCTTTGCGTGAGAAAAAACCTCCTCATTATTTCCTTATTTATTATCGTTATTACCTTGGAATTTACGACTTCTCCAGCTTATGTCTTCGGTTATCTTTATACCGGTGCAATTTTATTAGTTAATGTATTTTATGGCGGTAAAGCAACTCTAATCGCCACAACTATTTCCGTATTCCTAACACTTCTGAACTTATATGTGCATATCGGTACTATCATCGAATTGCCAACCCTTGCTAATCGTTTAATTGCTACCTTATCCCTCATAGTTACTGGTTGCCTGAGTAATCGTAATCGTATCTACCAACAAAAAATAGTCGAGCAGAAAACTAAGCTACAGTCTCAGGAAGAATTAGTGGGATTAAGACAGGATTTTGCTTCTACCCTCACCCACGATTTGAGAACACCCTTACTAGGGGCGATCGAAACCATCAAAGCTTTTCAGGATAAGCAATTTGGGGAGATTACATCTATTCAAACAAAAGTCTTAGCTACGATGATTCGCTCTCATCAATCCAGTTTACAATTAGTAGATACTTTGTTAGACGTTTATCGTAATGACTTAGAAGGCTTAAATTTGAGATTATCCCCTTTAGATTTAACGGTTTTAGTGGAAGAAGTCGCTAATAGTTTGACTTCCTTAGCTTCAGCCAATCAAGTTTATCTTACTTTCAACTATGGTGATTCGGATTTTCGTCAATCTTTGTGGGTTAATGGGGATGGTTTTCAGTTAAAGCGAGTCTTGACAAATTTACTCATTAATGCTATTAATCATTCTCGGCGAGGCGATCGCATCGAAATTATTTTATCTTCTCAAAGTAATGGGCTTAATCCCCTTGTAAAAATATTAGATTATGGTTCGGGTATTAAACCAGAAGATTTCTCTTATTTGTTTGAACGTTTTTATCAGGGTAACAGCGATCGTCAAGCTAAAGGCACTGGATTGGGTTTATATCTTTGTCGTCAAATTATTGAGGCTCATAATGGTAAGATTTGGGCTGAAAATAGATACCCCAATGGTGCAATTTTTGGTTTTATTCTTCCTCGCTTATGTCACAATTAG
- the kdpC gene encoding K(+)-transporting ATPase subunit C, whose amino-acid sequence MISVRDFSKAIRSTFILWIITAVIYPLLILLFGQLIVPFQANGSLIKNDQGNIIGSSLIGQPFQSDKYFWSRASTIDYSTGENAGNTGVSGASNLAPSNPDLVTNIQTEITKLQQANINPTADLVYTSGSGLDPHISIESAQNQINRVATARNLDPNKVELLINKATEGRFLGVFGEPCVNVLKLNIELNKL is encoded by the coding sequence ATGATTTCAGTTAGAGACTTTTCTAAAGCTATTCGTTCTACTTTCATTTTATGGATTATTACGGCGGTTATTTACCCTTTACTTATCTTACTTTTTGGACAATTAATTGTGCCTTTTCAAGCTAATGGTAGTTTAATTAAAAATGATCAAGGTAATATTATTGGTTCTAGTTTAATTGGTCAACCTTTTCAGTCTGATAAATATTTTTGGAGTCGCGCTAGTACCATTGATTATAGTACTGGGGAAAATGCTGGTAATACTGGAGTTTCTGGTGCCAGTAATTTAGCCCCCAGTAACCCCGATTTAGTCACGAATATTCAAACAGAAATTACGAAACTTCAACAAGCTAATATTAACCCTACTGCCGATTTAGTTTACACTTCAGGCTCAGGATTAGATCCCCATATCAGTATCGAATCCGCTCAAAATCAAATTAATAGAGTTGCCACTGCTAGAAATTTAGATCCAAATAAAGTTGAATTATTAATAAATAAAGCTACAGAAGGGAGATTTTTAGGCGTTTTTGGTGAACCCTGTGTCAATGTTCTTAAACTCAATATTGAACTAAATAAACTATAA
- the kdpB gene encoding potassium-transporting ATPase subunit KdpB, which yields MNKLPRSQRKHTPKAKNQGLYTRAIKQSFIKLNPKIAIKNPVMFLVWIGTIITALVTINPSLFGDFNDSNQRLFNGLITIILFFTVLFANFAEAVAEGRGKAQADALRATKSDTVARLILPDGSIQEFNSTSLKRDDQIKVIAGDIIPADGEVIGGMASVDESAITGESAPVLKQPGTDIASSVTGGTRILSDELLIRVTADPGKGFIDRMINLVEGAERSKTPNEIALTVLLAVLTQVFLIVIATMPPIANYVNNPVSIAVLISLLVALIPTTIGGLLSAIGIAGMDRVAQFNVIATSGRAVEACGDINTLVLDKTGTITLGNRLAEEFIPVNGHMVTEVANIALISSLFDETPEGRSIVDLAHKLGSQVGFDINTATGIEFSARTRMSGTDLDSGIEIRKGAVDAIKGFVRSRGGNIPDDLDHTYEKVSRLGGTPLAVCQGDDIYGVIYLKDIIKPGIRERFDQMRRMGIRTIMLTGDNQITASVIAQEAGVDDFIAEATPENKIEVIRREQAKGKLVAMTGDGTNDAPALAQANVGVAMNSGTQAAKEAANMVDLDSDPTKLIDIVTIGKQLLITRGALTTFSIANDVAKYFAIIPAIFASTGIGALNIMGLASSQSAILSALIYNALIIPALIPIALKGVKFRALTADQLLQRNILIYGLGGVIAPFIAIKVIDVMVSAVGLG from the coding sequence ATGAATAAATTACCACGCTCCCAACGAAAACATACACCAAAAGCCAAAAATCAAGGACTTTATACCAGAGCAATTAAACAATCTTTTATCAAATTAAACCCCAAAATTGCTATTAAAAATCCCGTCATGTTTCTTGTCTGGATTGGAACAATTATCACGGCTTTAGTAACAATAAATCCTAGTCTTTTTGGGGATTTTAATGACTCTAATCAAAGATTATTTAACGGTTTAATTACTATAATTCTCTTTTTCACTGTCTTATTTGCTAATTTTGCAGAGGCGGTGGCAGAAGGTAGAGGAAAAGCCCAAGCCGATGCCCTCCGTGCCACTAAAAGCGATACTGTTGCCCGTTTAATTCTTCCTGATGGTTCAATTCAAGAGTTTAATTCTACTAGCCTAAAACGAGATGATCAAATTAAGGTGATTGCTGGAGATATTATTCCCGCCGATGGTGAGGTTATTGGTGGTATGGCTTCGGTAGATGAATCGGCTATTACAGGAGAATCTGCACCTGTTTTGAAGCAACCAGGTACTGACATCGCTAGTTCTGTTACAGGAGGAACACGAATACTTTCTGATGAACTTTTAATCCGAGTTACCGCAGATCCGGGCAAGGGTTTTATTGATCGAATGATCAATTTAGTCGAAGGAGCAGAAAGAAGCAAAACTCCTAATGAAATCGCTTTAACAGTTCTTTTAGCGGTTTTAACACAGGTTTTCTTAATCGTTATCGCTACCATGCCTCCGATCGCTAATTATGTGAATAATCCTGTTAGTATCGCTGTGTTAATTTCTCTGTTGGTTGCCCTTATCCCCACCACTATTGGCGGTTTACTGAGTGCGATCGGCATTGCGGGGATGGATCGAGTTGCTCAATTTAACGTCATTGCTACCTCTGGTAGAGCCGTAGAAGCCTGTGGCGATATTAATACTCTTGTATTGGATAAAACAGGTACTATTACATTAGGTAATCGTTTAGCAGAGGAGTTTATCCCCGTAAATGGTCATATGGTGACAGAAGTGGCAAATATAGCCTTAATTTCCAGTCTTTTTGATGAAACACCCGAAGGAAGATCGATCGTTGATTTAGCCCACAAATTAGGCTCTCAGGTGGGCTTTGACATTAATACGGCGACAGGCATTGAATTTTCTGCCCGTACTCGTATGAGTGGTACCGATTTAGATAGTGGTATCGAAATTCGTAAAGGGGCAGTGGATGCCATTAAAGGTTTTGTGCGTTCCAGAGGTGGTAATATTCCAGATGATCTCGATCACACCTATGAAAAAGTATCCCGTTTAGGAGGCACTCCTTTAGCCGTCTGTCAAGGGGATGATATTTATGGAGTAATTTACCTTAAAGATATTATTAAACCCGGTATCCGAGAACGTTTTGACCAAATGAGACGTATGGGTATTCGTACTATCATGTTAACGGGAGATAATCAAATTACTGCGTCTGTCATAGCTCAAGAAGCTGGGGTTGATGATTTTATTGCAGAAGCCACCCCCGAAAACAAAATCGAAGTAATACGCCGCGAACAAGCAAAGGGTAAGTTAGTTGCCATGACGGGAGACGGTACAAATGACGCTCCAGCCTTAGCTCAAGCCAATGTAGGAGTTGCCATGAACTCTGGTACACAAGCCGCTAAAGAAGCCGCTAACATGGTGGACTTAGACTCTGATCCCACGAAGTTAATCGATATTGTAACCATCGGTAAACAGTTATTAATTACTCGTGGTGCGTTAACTACATTTTCGATCGCCAATGACGTTGCCAAGTATTTTGCCATTATCCCCGCAATTTTTGCTAGTACAGGCATTGGGGCGTTAAATATTATGGGTTTAGCTAGTTCTCAATCAGCTATTTTATCCGCTTTGATTTACAATGCCTTGATTATTCCTGCCTTAATTCCGATCGCCCTTAAAGGGGTTAAATTTCGGGCTTTGACGGCAGATCAATTACTACAACGTAATATCTTAATCTATGGTTTAGGGGGGGTAATTGCTCCTTTTATCGCCATTAAGGTTATTGATGTGATGGTTAGTGCCGTTGGTTTGGGTTAA
- a CDS encoding Uma2 family endonuclease, whose protein sequence is MLITETPSTNNENFLSLRLLTIREYNLMAEVGILTHDEKVELINGQIITMSPQGSFHAAAITRTNRLLNNQLNKILIRLQLPIIVNDFSEPEPDIAIVKYDPFDYDDRHPLATEVYLIIEIADTTLKTDLEIKRQLYASANIPEYWVLDLKQRQLYVYRESNSQDYQTTIILSDQESIIPLNFPETEIKVSEMLRPLNT, encoded by the coding sequence ATGCTAATCACCGAAACTCCCTCCACCAATAACGAAAATTTCTTATCCTTGAGACTTTTAACCATCAGAGAATATAATCTCATGGCAGAAGTCGGTATTCTAACCCATGACGAAAAGGTAGAATTAATTAACGGACAAATTATTACTATGTCACCCCAAGGAAGTTTTCACGCCGCCGCTATTACTCGCACCAATCGTTTGTTAAATAATCAGTTAAATAAAATTTTAATTAGACTACAATTACCGATTATTGTTAACGATTTCTCCGAACCTGAACCAGATATTGCCATCGTAAAGTATGATCCTTTCGATTACGACGATCGACACCCCTTAGCTACGGAAGTTTATTTAATCATCGAAATTGCCGACACGACTTTAAAAACTGACTTGGAAATTAAACGTCAACTATACGCTAGTGCAAATATACCTGAATATTGGGTATTAGATCTCAAACAACGTCAACTCTATGTTTATCGAGAATCTAACAGTCAAGACTATCAAACTACCATTATTTTAAGTGATCAAGAGTCGATCATACCTTTAAATTTTCCTGAAACTGAAATTAAAGTATCGGAAATGTTACGCCCTTTAAATACTTAA
- a CDS encoding hemolysin family protein, translating to MSSLAIEIFMILLLTFANGIFSGSEIAVVSARKVRLEQLAERGDRKARVALKLANNPNDFLSTVQIGITLIGILSGAVGGATLAQRLKPVFDGIPILQPYSQGISVGIVVTIITYLSLVIGELVPKRVALNAPEKIACFIAPPMRFLSRLTTPLVNILGVSTDTLLNLLGIKASDEPDLTEEEIKVLIRQGAESGMFEETEHDMVERVFQLGDRPIKAMMTPRLDVVWLDIESSVEENLQKVINNSYSRFPVGEDSLDNCVGVIRTRDLLTTQLLGEEIDLRKIMKPPFYIPENARTLSVIEEFKRTGIHIALVTDEYGGIEGLVTLNDLMEAIVGDIPSLDHHEEPLMIQREDGSWLLDGGLDINELKDLFDLDFLPDENTDRFHTIGGFMMYYLGHVPQSGEYFEQNGLRFEVVDMDGTRVDKVLVFQEAKPDDDAI from the coding sequence ATGTCTTCTCTTGCTATCGAAATTTTTATGATTCTTTTATTAACTTTTGCTAATGGCATTTTTTCAGGCTCGGAAATTGCTGTGGTGTCCGCTCGAAAAGTTCGATTAGAGCAGTTAGCTGAACGTGGCGATCGCAAAGCAAGAGTTGCTCTCAAATTAGCGAATAATCCCAATGATTTTCTCTCTACGGTACAAATTGGTATTACTTTGATTGGTATTTTGAGTGGTGCGGTGGGGGGTGCAACCTTAGCCCAAAGGTTAAAACCTGTCTTTGATGGTATTCCTATTTTACAGCCCTATAGTCAAGGTATTAGTGTTGGTATTGTTGTTACCATTATCACTTACCTATCCCTTGTGATTGGTGAATTAGTGCCAAAAAGAGTCGCTCTTAACGCACCCGAAAAAATTGCCTGTTTCATTGCCCCTCCCATGAGATTTCTTTCTCGTTTAACGACTCCTTTAGTAAATATTTTAGGTGTTTCAACGGATACTCTCCTCAATTTATTAGGTATTAAGGCTTCCGATGAACCTGATCTCACAGAAGAAGAAATCAAAGTATTGATTAGACAAGGGGCAGAATCAGGAATGTTTGAAGAAACAGAACATGATATGGTAGAAAGAGTATTTCAACTAGGTGATCGACCTATCAAAGCTATGATGACTCCTCGCCTCGATGTGGTTTGGTTGGATATTGAGTCATCTGTAGAAGAAAATTTACAAAAAGTAATCAACAATAGTTATTCTCGTTTTCCAGTGGGGGAAGATAGTTTAGATAATTGTGTAGGTGTAATCAGGACAAGAGATTTACTCACTACCCAACTTTTGGGAGAAGAAATAGATTTACGCAAAATAATGAAACCGCCTTTTTATATACCTGAAAATGCTCGTACTCTGAGTGTAATCGAAGAATTTAAAAGAACTGGCATTCATATTGCTTTAGTAACCGATGAATATGGTGGTATTGAAGGCTTAGTAACTCTTAATGATTTAATGGAAGCCATTGTGGGAGATATACCATCTTTAGATCATCACGAAGAACCTTTAATGATTCAAAGAGAAGACGGTTCATGGTTATTAGATGGAGGGCTTGACATCAATGAGTTAAAGGATTTATTTGATTTAGATTTCTTACCCGATGAAAATACTGATCGATTTCATACCATCGGAGGATTTATGATGTATTATTTAGGTCATGTACCACAATCAGGGGAATATTTTGAACAGAATGGATTACGCTTTGAAGTTGTAGATATGGATGGTACGAGAGTTGATAAAGTTTTAGTTTTCCAAGAGGCAAAACCTGATGATGACGCAATCTAA
- a CDS encoding type II toxin-antitoxin system HicB family antitoxin: MKIKVLVWQEDDVWCASVPSLKGCHTWGESYEHLLEMVKEAIELYLDDSIELA; the protein is encoded by the coding sequence ATGAAAATTAAAGTTTTAGTGTGGCAAGAGGATGATGTCTGGTGTGCAAGTGTACCTTCTCTTAAAGGTTGTCATACTTGGGGAGAAAGTTATGAACATTTGTTAGAAATGGTGAAAGAGGCGATCGAACTTTATTTAGATGATTCCATTGAATTAGCCTAA
- the kdpA gene encoding potassium-transporting ATPase subunit KdpA, with protein sequence MWQGFLQITLTLVIVIALTPILGKYIVSVFLGEKTFLDDLLKPVESRLYSFFQLSMIEGINTTGSQYIKDVLLSNLIMGVFVFGIFMTQNLLPLNPTNLSAPSWHLALHTTISFLTNTNQQHYSGETTLSYASQVLALGFLMFTSAGTGLAVAIAFIRGLTGQRLGNFYVDLTLSITRILLPISVVGAIVLLISGVPETLSPPVTVTTLEGANQVIAIGPVAHFEIIKQLGENGGGFFGINSAHPYENPNPFSNLVAILAMMSIPTSLIYTYGIFANNKRQAWLIYWMIFSIFAFLIIITAVGEYHGNPLVNNLLGESQPNLEGKEVRFGWSQTALWAVMTTATMCGAVNGMLDSLMPTGGFSTMFNLFLQIIWGGQGTGTAYIFIYLILTVFLTGLMVGRTPEFLGRKIEKPEIVLASVILLVHPIAILIPSAITLAFPETLAGISNPGFHGLSQVVFEYASAAANNGSGLEGLGDNTLWWNLSTTFSLLMGRYVPIIALLLLADNMSRKQPVPLTSGTLRTDTVLFISVTAGVILILGALTFFPVLALGAIAEGFALG encoded by the coding sequence ATGTGGCAAGGATTTTTACAAATTACTCTAACTTTAGTAATCGTTATTGCATTGACACCTATATTAGGCAAATATATAGTCAGTGTCTTTCTCGGTGAAAAAACTTTTCTCGATGATTTACTAAAACCTGTTGAAAGTAGATTATATTCTTTTTTTCAACTTTCTATGATAGAGGGAATTAACACGACAGGTTCACAATATATAAAAGATGTTTTATTGAGTAACCTGATAATGGGGGTTTTTGTTTTTGGGATTTTTATGACTCAAAACTTATTACCTCTGAATCCTACTAATTTATCTGCACCTAGTTGGCATTTAGCTTTACACACTACTATCTCTTTTCTGACTAACACTAACCAACAGCATTATTCGGGGGAAACTACTTTGAGTTATGCTTCTCAAGTATTAGCACTGGGATTTTTGATGTTTACCTCGGCAGGTACAGGGTTAGCAGTGGCGATCGCATTTATTCGAGGTTTAACAGGGCAAAGATTAGGGAATTTTTATGTAGATTTAACCTTATCTATTACTCGGATTTTATTACCCATTTCTGTTGTAGGGGCGATCGTGCTACTTATATCAGGAGTACCCGAAACCTTATCTCCACCTGTCACAGTGACAACTTTAGAAGGAGCAAATCAAGTAATTGCGATCGGGCCTGTGGCTCATTTTGAGATCATAAAACAATTAGGGGAAAATGGAGGCGGTTTTTTTGGCATTAATTCTGCACACCCTTACGAAAATCCCAACCCTTTCTCTAACCTAGTGGCGATATTAGCAATGATGAGTATTCCCACCTCTCTAATTTATACCTATGGGATATTTGCCAACAATAAACGTCAAGCATGGTTAATATATTGGATGATATTTAGTATATTTGCCTTTTTGATCATAATAACCGCAGTGGGAGAATATCACGGGAATCCCCTTGTTAATAACCTTTTAGGAGAAAGCCAACCAAATTTAGAAGGGAAAGAAGTCAGATTTGGATGGAGTCAAACCGCCTTATGGGCAGTGATGACAACGGCTACAATGTGCGGTGCAGTCAACGGAATGTTAGACTCCTTAATGCCTACGGGGGGATTTAGCACCATGTTTAACCTATTTTTACAGATAATATGGGGAGGACAAGGTACAGGTACAGCTTACATCTTTATTTACCTGATTTTAACAGTATTTTTGACAGGATTAATGGTAGGAAGAACACCCGAATTTTTAGGGCGAAAAATCGAAAAACCTGAAATCGTCTTAGCCAGTGTGATTTTATTAGTGCATCCCATCGCTATTTTAATCCCTAGTGCCATCACCTTAGCCTTTCCCGAAACCTTAGCAGGAATAAGTAACCCCGGCTTTCATGGTTTGTCTCAAGTCGTCTTTGAATATGCCTCCGCTGCCGCCAATAACGGTTCAGGCTTGGAAGGATTAGGAGATAATACTCTTTGGTGGAATCTCAGTACAACCTTTAGCTTATTAATGGGTAGATATGTGCCGATTATTGCTTTATTGCTGTTAGCTGATAATATGTCAAGGAAACAACCAGTACCTTTAACATCTGGTACATTACGGACAGACACGGTGTTATTTATCAGTGTAACCGCAGGAGTGATATTGATCTTAGGTGCATTGACATTTTTTCCTGTGTTGGCTTTAGGTGCGATCGCTGAAGGGTTTGCTTTAGGCTAA
- the kdpF gene encoding K(+)-transporting ATPase subunit F: MKIKYFVQKFSVYLFLILVINTIISPLVYAGTNQILSKGQSYALSLLGLVTFSLFIYLFVVIFQPEKF, from the coding sequence ATGAAAATTAAATATTTTGTTCAAAAGTTTTCTGTTTACTTATTCTTAATTCTAGTAATTAATACCATTATTTCCCCTCTAGTTTATGCTGGTACAAATCAGATTTTATCTAAAGGACAATCTTATGCTTTAAGTTTATTAGGATTAGTTACTTTCAGTCTATTTATTTATCTTTTTGTCGTTATTTTTCAACCTGAAAAATTTTAA